DNA from Chloroflexota bacterium:
TACGCACCGAGAAGACAACTGCAGCAGGAATTCAGGTTTTAGGCGTGGGTGACCTACTTACTCAATTAGGCCGGTGTTGCAATCCCTTGCCTGGCGACCCTATTATCGGTTATATTACTCGGAGCCACGGGATTACTGTGCATCGCAAAGACTGTATAAATGTCATCAATATAGAAGATAAAAGGCGACTCATCGAGGTGAGCTGGGGAGAGATACATGATGTTTACCCTGTTGATGTACAGATCGATGCCTGGGACAGAGTAGGCTTGCTTCGGGATATCACTACTGTTATCGCCGAGGCCAAGGTAAATATATCCAGCCTGAACACAACATATCACAATGAAATTACTTCCGTATTTGCTACTGTTGAAATCGCAAATATGGCTCAGTTAACTCAACTATTGTCCAGAATCCAAGGTGTAAGTGGTATTATAAGCGCCACAAGAATCAGCCAAGCCAAAGCCAGTCTTAGTTCTTGAGAAAGGAGTCAGGATTGCCCAGAAGTAAATCAGCAGAAAAAGCAGCACGAGCAGCAGAAAGAAAACGACTACGAAATAAGTCGGTTAGAAGTGCTACCAAGACCCGTGTGACCCGGGCAGAGAAGCTTATTTCAAGCAACCAGCCTGAACCAGCACAAGAAGCAGTTGCAGCTGCCATAAGTGCTCTAGACAGAGCTGCCAAAAAGGGTGTCATCCATCCTAACACGGCCGCAAGGCGCAAGTCGCGCTTGATGAAAAAGTTTAATCAAGCCAAGCTTTCCAGCACTGCTGAACAGAAGGAAACCAGTGCTGACAAAGCCTGAAAAAACAATTTAACCTAATTGCGCCAACATTTGTCATGATTCGTAAAGCGCTCTCGCCAAAACAGAAACGTATCCTCCAGTTTATTCGAAAATTTATTGACACCAGAGGCTACCCGCCCACAGTCAGGGATATCGTCAGCGGCTGCGAGATAAGTTCTACCTCGGTAGTGGCATATCACCTGGTTAAGTTAGAAGCAACAGGATACATTCGCCGTCATGCTGACATATCACGCGGTATCGAACTTGTGACCAATCGGCCAAGATATCGCCATACCGTCTCCGTACCGATAATAGGCGAAATAGCCGCCGGTGAGCCAATTCCAGTTCCTCATTCAGAAACTTGGGACACAGTTGCCTCTGAAGAATTTGAAGTTACTGAGGACTTGACGCGGCGTAAACAGAGGGTCTATGCCCTTAGGGTGAAGGGAAACTCCATGATTGACGCCCTGATAAAGGACGGCGATATTGTTTTAATGGAATACGTGAACAACGCCGAAGATGGCGATATGGTAGCTGCTTGGCTCAAGGCAGAAAAGGAAGTCACCCTCAAAAAATTGTTCAGAGAAACCAACCGTATTCGCCTCGAACCGGCAAATACCCAGATGCACGCCATTTATACCACTCCAGATAATGTGGAAATTCAAGGCAAGGTTATTACCGTAATTCGTCAGCTAGCTCGATGAAAATGTTCAGTTTGACTCTCAGTGCAAAATTAGTGTAAAAGTAAGATAAATGCTGATTTCTCAGTTTCAGGCTGTTGGACGCGACCTCTGTGCCCGAGGTTTGGTATCCTCTCACAGTGGTAATCTCAGCATTAGACTAGGAGAACGCTTATGCATCACTCACCGAGGCAGCATGTTGAGTTGTCTTGAAGAACATGACATTGTGGAAACTGGTATCAATAAAAACGACCGGTTCACCCCCTTAGCCTCAACAGAACTGGCAGTCCATCGCGCCATATATAAACGCACGCCAGCCTCGGCTATAGTCCATGCCCACCCTGCTTATGCGGTTGCCTTATCTTTTTCCGAACAAGAAATCACCCCTTGTGATGTCGAAGGAAGTCTACTATTGCCAAAAGTGCCGATTCTAGGCTGGGGAACAACCGTGAAGCCTGAGGAACCTGCTGAAGAAATAGCCGAGGCACTCGCAAGATGCAAGATCGTTCTAGTATATGGCCATGGAAGCTTTGCTGCCGCTCAATTGCTTGAAGAAGCTTACCAATATACTACAGCTTTAGAAGAAAGTTGCCGTCTTCTCTACCTGCTCAAAACCCTGCGAATAAAGCTCCGCTAGCCACTCCCACCCGGCAACTATAAGCTTGGGGATAAAATCCGAAAATAACCAGCGATTGCAGTCAGGTTATTGGTACCATTTGGCTAATCTTTAAGATTAACTCTATTTTGCCTTTACCAGTTTAGAATATGCCGAAGTGCACCAATGGAGATACTTTGGATTCTTGCCCTTTATTACGTCGAAATATAGGCGCTGTAATTCCTTGGTCACCTTTCCTATTTTCCCATCTCCCACCGGGCGATGGTCAATTTCAATGACCGGGCTGACATGAGCAGCAGTGCCGGTAAAAAACACCTCATCTGCGGTATAAAGCTCGGTGCGATCTACTGACCTTTCCACAGTTTCTATGCCCAGCTCATTTCGAGCTAGCTGGATTACCGTATCTCTAGTAACGCCCAATAGGATATTATCGGAGCTTGGTGGTGTTAGCAGCTTATCACCCAGGACAAGGAAGATGTTCTCACCGCTGCCTTCGGAAACATGACCATCGTGGTTAAGCAAAATGGCTTCATCGAAGCCTCGCTCGTTAGCTTCGGTTTTAGCCAGAGCGCTGTTCACGTAGATGCCGGTAATCTTGCCCCTGGCTGGAATCATGGTATCATCAACACGCCGCCACGAAGAGGTACAGCAGCGAACTCCCTCATCAGCATTGAGATAAGCGGGCAAAGTAGCCACTATGATGAGGAAATCATCTTCTAAGTCGTGTAATTTGACTCCGATAGCTTCTGAGCTTTTGTAAGCCAAGGGGCGGATATAAACGTCTTCACGGTAGCCGCTCTTTTCCACCAGCTTCACGGTTAATTGGCACATTTCGTCAGCCGAATAAGGAAGGTTTATCTTCAAAATACGACAGCCTTTAAGCATGCGCTCATA
Protein-coding regions in this window:
- a CDS encoding 30S ribosomal protein S20, with product MPRSKSAEKAARAAERKRLRNKSVRSATKTRVTRAEKLISSNQPEPAQEAVAAAISALDRAAKKGVIHPNTAARRKSRLMKKFNQAKLSSTAEQKETSADKA
- the lexA gene encoding transcriptional repressor LexA; translated protein: MIRKALSPKQKRILQFIRKFIDTRGYPPTVRDIVSGCEISSTSVVAYHLVKLEATGYIRRHADISRGIELVTNRPRYRHTVSVPIIGEIAAGEPIPVPHSETWDTVASEEFEVTEDLTRRKQRVYALRVKGNSMIDALIKDGDIVLMEYVNNAEDGDMVAAWLKAEKEVTLKKLFRETNRIRLEPANTQMHAIYTTPDNVEIQGKVITVIRQLAR
- a CDS encoding aldolase, producing MLISQFQAVGRDLCARGLVSSHSGNLSIRLGERLCITHRGSMLSCLEEHDIVETGINKNDRFTPLASTELAVHRAIYKRTPASAIVHAHPAYAVALSFSEQEITPCDVEGSLLLPKVPILGWGTTVKPEEPAEEIAEALARCKIVLVYGHGSFAAAQLLEEAYQYTTALEESCRLLYLLKTLRIKLR
- a CDS encoding branched-chain amino acid transaminase, with the translated sequence MPPYAFFRKQFMPLAEAKIGVLTHALHYGTACFEGIRGNWNDEQEQLFLFRVKDHYERMLKGCRILKINLPYSADEMCQLTVKLVEKSGYREDVYIRPLAYKSSEAIGVKLHDLEDDFLIIVATLPAYLNADEGVRCCTSSWRRVDDTMIPARGKITGIYVNSALAKTEANERGFDEAILLNHDGHVSEGSGENIFLVLGDKLLTPPSSDNILLGVTRDTVIQLARNELGIETVERSVDRTELYTADEVFFTGTAAHVSPVIEIDHRPVGDGKIGKVTKELQRLYFDVIKGKNPKYLHWCTSAYSKLVKAK